A genomic region of Colletotrichum destructivum chromosome 1, complete sequence contains the following coding sequences:
- a CDS encoding Putative sugar phosphate transporter domain-containing protein yields the protein MAESDNFKNEARRSEEGHGLLNGDEKRVEESYDLEANASPATEQQTNAERNRNPVEYTISPQVKFGWLSAYFMFSLVLTLYNKLILGAFPFPWLLTSLHATCASLGCYTLLQCGYFTMSHLGRRENLILLAFSLLFTTNIAVSNLSLAMVSVPFYQVLRTTVPVFTVLIYRVVFGRTYEKMTYLTLVPIMIGAALTTIGEYTFTDLGFLLTFAGVVLAAVKTVATNRIMTGPLALPAMEVLLRMSPFAAMQSLACAIAAGELGNLNTMRSEGNISLATVIALLGNGILAFALNVASFQTNKVAGALTMSICGNMKQCLTVGLGIIAFGVEVHLFNGSGMILTMIGAAWYSKVELDRRARK from the exons ATGGCGGAATCCGACAACTTCAAGAACGAGGCTCGACGGAGCGAAGAGGGCCATGGCCTCCTAAACGGAGATGAGAAGCGCGTCGAGGAGAGCTACGATCTCGAGGCCAATGCCAGCCCAGCCACCGAACAACAGACCAACGCCGAGAGGAACCGCAATCCCGTCGAATACACCATCTCGCCTCAGGTCAAGTTTGGCTGGTTGAGCGCCTACTTCATGTTCAGCTTGGTCTTGACCCTCTACAACAAGTTAATCCTCGGCGCT TTCCCCTTCCCGTGGCTTCTCACGTCACTTCATGCAACTTGTGCGAGCTTGGGCTGCTACACGCTGCTTCAATGCGGCTACTTCACCATGTCTCATTTGGGACGCCGCGAGAACCTCATTCTCCTCGCCTTCAGTCTGCTCTTCACCACCAACATCGCCGTCTCTAACCTGTCACT TGCCATGGTCTCTGTGCCGTTCTACCAGGTCCTGCGGACGACTGTCCCCGTTTTCACCGTCCTCATCTACCGtgtcgtcttcggccgcaCCTATGAGAAGATGACATACCTGACGCTCGTGCCCATCATGATCGGTGCTGCCCTGACCACCATTGGCGAGTACACTTTTACAGACTTGGGTTTCCTGCTCACCTTTGCGGGTGTCGTGCTTGCTGCGGTCAAG ACGGTCGCTACGAACCGCATCATGACCGGGCCCCTCGCTCTCCCTGCCATGGAGGTTTTGCTGCGCATGTCGCCCTTTGCGGCTATGCAGTCTCTGGCTTgtgccatcgccgccggcgagctcggcaACCTCAACACCATGCGGTCCGAGGGCAACATCAGCCTCGCTACCGTCATCGCCCTActcggcaacggcatccTCGCTTTTGCCCTCAATGTCGCCTCTTTCCAGACGAACAAGGTCGCCGGTGCTCTCACCATGAGCATCTGCGGTAACATGAAGCAGTGCCTTACTGTCGGACTCGGAATTATCGCCTTCGGTGTAGAGGTCCACCTGTTCAACGGCTCCGGTATGATCCTCA